A single genomic interval of Candidatus Acidiferrales bacterium harbors:
- a CDS encoding molybdenum cofactor guanylyltransferase has product MRNREPIGGFVLAGGKSSRMGRPKGLLTFDRKPLLVRMARLVEFVSEPAIIIGPPADYGGMGFRVVPDDRRELGPLGGIATALRVTACGWNLIVGCDLPFLTHEWLEFLASRAMASEADVVMPVSERGYEPLCGMYRQRVQTEIAGALERGVRKVMDGLAGLTLSTIEPNEWKGFDPRGRLFKNVNTPEDYDEARTGEASET; this is encoded by the coding sequence ATGCGCAACCGGGAGCCGATCGGAGGGTTCGTTCTTGCGGGAGGCAAAAGCTCGCGAATGGGGCGGCCAAAAGGATTGCTGACATTCGATAGAAAACCTCTGCTGGTGCGGATGGCGCGGCTTGTTGAGTTCGTGAGCGAACCAGCAATTATTATCGGGCCGCCCGCGGATTATGGCGGAATGGGATTTCGAGTCGTGCCAGACGACCGCCGCGAGTTGGGGCCGCTTGGCGGGATTGCAACGGCATTGCGCGTGACCGCGTGCGGATGGAATTTGATTGTCGGCTGCGATTTGCCGTTTTTGACGCACGAATGGCTGGAATTTCTGGCGAGCCGGGCGATGGCGTCCGAAGCCGATGTGGTGATGCCCGTGAGCGAACGAGGGTATGAGCCGTTGTGCGGGATGTATCGGCAGCGCGTACAGACCGAAATTGCCGGGGCGCTTGAGCGCGGGGTACGAAAAGTGATGGACGGGCTTGCGGGCCTGACGCTTTCCACTATCGAACCGAACGAATGGAAAGGCTTTGACCCGCGTGGCCGACTGTTCAAGAATGTGAACACGCCAGAGGATTACGACGAGGCGCGAACAGGCGAGGCAAGCGAAACGTGA